One genomic window of Malaciobacter molluscorum LMG 25693 includes the following:
- the waaC gene encoding lipopolysaccharide heptosyltransferase I: MNKIAIIKLSAMGDIIHSMVALQFIKKHYPNIQIDWFVEKAFSKVLENNPHIDNIYTLNLKSIKKDKKEIFTQLKLIKNYSKHNYDLIIDAQGLIKSAIVSRLLGKNVVGFSKDSIREKFAVNFYKQKVLISYDSNVIDRNAKIMSEPFDFNIRKEDILNKEPFLFFKDEDKKIYDYLSNTKKNILLIVGASWPSKMYSKEKFVKIINSIDEKFLIAWGSEVEKDIANYLEKNTTNAKMLPKIDLNSLKALISKVDLVVGNDTGPTHMAWALNIPSITLFGNTPGYRNTYETKINKIIESNSKVNPYKLDKNDFSIKDIDESSIVKVAKEILYEEKN, from the coding sequence ATGAATAAAATAGCTATTATTAAGCTATCTGCTATGGGTGATATTATCCATTCGATGGTCGCTTTACAATTTATAAAAAAACATTATCCAAATATTCAAATTGATTGGTTCGTTGAAAAAGCTTTTTCTAAAGTTTTAGAAAATAATCCTCATATTGATAATATATATACATTAAATCTAAAAAGTATAAAAAAAGATAAAAAAGAGATTTTTACTCAACTTAAATTAATTAAAAATTATTCAAAACATAATTATGATTTAATTATTGATGCACAGGGTTTAATAAAATCAGCAATAGTATCAAGACTTTTAGGTAAAAATGTTGTAGGTTTTTCAAAAGATTCAATCAGAGAAAAATTTGCTGTTAATTTTTATAAGCAAAAAGTCTTAATCTCTTATGATTCAAATGTAATAGATAGAAATGCAAAAATAATGTCAGAACCATTTGATTTTAATATTAGAAAAGAAGATATTTTAAATAAAGAGCCTTTTTTATTTTTTAAAGATGAAGATAAAAAGATATATGACTATTTAAGTAATACAAAAAAGAATATTCTATTAATAGTTGGGGCAAGTTGGCCTAGCAAGATGTATTCTAAAGAAAAATTTGTTAAAATAATAAATTCTATAGATGAAAAATTTTTAATAGCTTGGGGAAGTGAAGTAGAAAAAGATATTGCAAATTATTTAGAAAAAAATACTACTAATGCTAAAATGCTTCCTAAAATAGATTTAAATAGTTTAAAAGCGCTTATTTCTAAAGTTGATTTAGTAGTAGGGAATGACACTGGTCCTACACATATGGCTTGGGCTTTAAATATTCCTTCAATAACTCTATTTGGGAATACTCCCGGATATAGAAATACATATGAAACAAAAATTAATAAAATTATTGAGTCAAATTCAAAAGTAAATCCATATAAATTGGATAAGAATGATTTCTCAATTAAAGATATAGATGAAAGTAGTATTGTCAAAGTAGCAAAGGAAATTCTTTATGAAGAGAAAAATTAA
- a CDS encoding inositol monophosphatase family protein: protein MTDFISDCIKANKQIYEYINTHISTDDLNYSGKVGFGGDKTLNIDFKAEEIFILHLKKYGSIYSEESGYIFSNTNKKIIIDPIDGSDNISSDLPYFGTSVALQENNEVIAGVVCNLSTGILTYKTKYKKLTKIDLKTNKEIDIFTINSAKFAVIERAYTNPKICEQLYKHNIKFRSLGAIALSLCDARNYKFVLFIGKIREFDIAAALYICSDLNVYKNDEFLIVAKNTHIFNLVKDTINKL from the coding sequence ATGACTGATTTTATTAGTGATTGTATTAAAGCAAATAAACAGATATATGAGTATATTAATACTCATATATCAACTGATGATTTAAATTATAGTGGAAAAGTTGGTTTTGGAGGAGATAAAACTCTAAATATTGATTTTAAGGCTGAAGAAATATTTATATTGCATTTAAAAAAGTATGGTTCTATTTATTCAGAGGAGAGTGGATATATTTTTTCAAATACAAATAAAAAAATAATAATTGATCCAATAGATGGAAGTGATAATATTTCATCTGACTTGCCATATTTTGGTACATCTGTAGCTTTACAAGAAAATAATGAAGTAATTGCGGGAGTAGTATGTAATCTTTCAACTGGAATTTTAACTTATAAAACTAAATATAAAAAATTAACTAAAATTGATTTAAAAACAAACAAAGAGATTGATATTTTTACTATTAATAGTGCAAAATTTGCTGTTATAGAAAGAGCTTATACAAATCCTAAGATTTGCGAACAATTGTATAAACATAATATAAAATTTAGAAGCTTAGGTGCAATTGCATTAAGTTTATGTGATGCAAGAAATTATAAATTTGTACTATTTATAGGTAAAATTCGTGAGTTTGATATTGCTGCAGCTTTATATATATGTAGTGATTTAAATGTGTATAAAAATGATGAATTCTTAATTGTTGCTAAAAATACCCATATTTTTAATCTAGTTAAAGATACTATTAATAAACTTTAG
- a CDS encoding lipid A biosynthesis lauroyl acyltransferase, whose amino-acid sequence MKRKIKDYYRYILYNIFKFIILITPKFIAKQILIFIAYLANRFNKEHLHIANVNLDLVYGDSISKEKKDEIIFTSYKSLLFNLYEFVENQHISKEKLISKANIENEEVILNAIKDNRKIIYITAHYGGWEIALPYVALKYGKLAVVNRKMDNPYINDMYERARDRNNITMLEKKSAAKGMLKAFKEKKAVALVIDQHMKNGIEIQFFDKKVMATDATARLGLKFDAVIIPIFCVMNDFRDYTLKVGDMIDCKNINFKTEDHIKELTQMQSDLIEKQILEYPHLWFWQHKRWKKYYKNLYDRNKYE is encoded by the coding sequence ATGAAGAGAAAAATTAAGGATTATTATAGATATATTTTATATAACATTTTTAAATTTATAATATTAATAACTCCTAAATTTATTGCAAAACAGATATTAATATTTATTGCATATTTGGCTAATAGATTTAATAAAGAGCACTTACATATTGCAAATGTGAATTTGGATTTGGTTTATGGTGATTCTATAAGTAAAGAGAAAAAAGATGAGATAATTTTTACTTCTTATAAATCTTTACTTTTTAATTTATATGAGTTTGTTGAAAATCAACATATATCAAAAGAAAAGTTAATTAGTAAAGCCAATATTGAAAATGAAGAAGTTATTTTAAATGCAATTAAAGATAATCGAAAAATAATTTACATAACAGCTCATTATGGTGGATGGGAAATAGCTTTACCTTATGTTGCTTTAAAGTATGGAAAATTGGCAGTAGTAAATAGAAAAATGGATAATCCATATATTAATGATATGTACGAAAGAGCAAGAGATAGAAATAATATTACAATGTTAGAAAAAAAATCTGCTGCAAAAGGTATGTTAAAAGCATTTAAAGAGAAAAAAGCAGTTGCCTTAGTTATAGATCAACATATGAAAAATGGTATAGAAATTCAATTTTTTGATAAAAAAGTAATGGCAACTGATGCTACAGCTAGATTAGGCTTAAAATTTGATGCTGTTATTATTCCAATATTTTGTGTGATGAATGATTTTAGGGATTATACTTTAAAAGTTGGAGATATGATCGATTGTAAAAATATAAATTTTAAAACAGAAGATCATATTAAAGAGTTAACACAAATGCAATCAGATTTAATAGAAAAACAGATTTTAGAATATCCTCATTTATGGTTTTGGCAACATAAAAGATGGAAAAAATATTATAAAAATTTGTATGATAGAAATAAATATGAATAA
- a CDS encoding glutamate synthase subunit beta, with amino-acid sequence MLNFTKFERVNPNKRDVLQRLKDFNEVYEVFGQNKAKEQADRCMQCGDPYCHSKCPLHNFIPAWLKQTAEKNLELAFALSNETSPFPEILGKICPHDVLCEGDCSLNTGHGAVSIGAIETHINEIGFEQGLKPKFAPISLNKKVAIIGSGPAGISAATFLLRKGIAVEMFERDDKAGGLLTYGIPGFKLDKNVVDRRINWLLEAGMRLHVNCEIGKDKSISDLEKEFDAVFLGIGATLGRKAKVPGEDADNVHLAIDFLKRIQKRNFGQKVEDFIDVKDKNVIVIGGGDTAMDCVRTSVREKAKTVKCLYRRDEANMPGSKKEVINAKEEGVEYIFNVSPKSIKVENKKAVAIELQETTLSEPDESGRQRVEIVEGSEYFEEADVIIMALGFSPEVPSFLKQMNIETNSWGGIVVDDNFKTSNDRYYAGGDCRRGAHLAVTAAADGREAAKEIIKALS; translated from the coding sequence ATGTTAAATTTTACAAAGTTTGAAAGAGTTAATCCAAATAAAAGAGATGTTTTACAAAGATTAAAAGATTTTAATGAAGTTTATGAAGTATTTGGACAAAATAAAGCAAAAGAACAAGCAGATAGATGTATGCAGTGTGGTGATCCTTACTGTCATTCTAAATGTCCATTACATAATTTTATTCCAGCATGGTTAAAACAGACTGCTGAAAAAAATTTAGAATTAGCATTTGCTTTATCAAATGAAACTTCTCCATTTCCTGAAATCTTAGGAAAAATTTGTCCTCACGATGTATTATGTGAAGGTGATTGTTCTTTAAATACTGGACATGGTGCTGTATCTATTGGTGCTATTGAAACTCATATTAATGAAATTGGTTTTGAACAAGGATTAAAACCTAAATTTGCTCCAATTAGTTTAAATAAAAAAGTTGCAATTATTGGTTCTGGACCTGCTGGAATTTCTGCTGCTACATTTTTACTAAGAAAAGGTATTGCAGTTGAAATGTTTGAAAGAGATGATAAAGCTGGTGGACTTTTAACATATGGTATTCCAGGTTTTAAACTTGACAAAAATGTAGTTGATAGAAGAATTAATTGGCTATTAGAAGCTGGTATGAGACTTCATGTAAATTGTGAAATTGGAAAAGATAAATCTATTTCAGATTTAGAAAAAGAGTTTGATGCTGTATTTTTAGGAATTGGTGCAACATTAGGTAGAAAGGCAAAAGTTCCTGGAGAAGATGCTGATAATGTTCATTTAGCAATTGACTTTTTGAAAAGAATTCAAAAAAGAAATTTTGGACAAAAAGTTGAAGATTTTATTGATGTAAAAGATAAAAATGTAATTGTAATTGGTGGTGGAGATACAGCTATGGACTGTGTTCGAACATCAGTAAGAGAAAAAGCAAAAACAGTTAAATGCTTATATAGAAGAGATGAAGCAAATATGCCAGGAAGTAAAAAAGAGGTTATAAATGCTAAAGAAGAAGGTGTTGAATATATTTTTAATGTTTCTCCAAAGTCTATTAAAGTTGAAAATAAAAAAGCAGTGGCTATTGAACTTCAAGAAACAACTTTAAGTGAACCAGATGAATCTGGAAGACAAAGAGTTGAAATAGTAGAAGGAAGTGAATATTTTGAAGAAGCTGATGTAATTATTATGGCATTAGGTTTTTCTCCTGAAGTTCCTTCGTTTTTAAAACAGATGAATATAGAAACAAATTCATGGGGTGGAATTGTTGTTGATGATAACTTTAAAACTTCAAATGATAGATATTATGCAGGTGGAGATTGTAGAAGAGGTGCTCACCTTGCTGTTACAGCAGCTGCAGATGGTAGAGAAGCAGCGAAAGAGATAATAAAAGCACTTTCATAA
- a CDS encoding YfhL family 4Fe-4S dicluster ferredoxin, translating to MSLIITDECIACDACREECPNYAIEEGDPIYLIDSDRCTECVGHYEEPACVEVCPVDCIIVDPDNQETMEELKFKYEQLQEEEA from the coding sequence ATGTCTTTAATAATAACAGATGAATGTATAGCATGTGATGCATGTAGGGAAGAGTGTCCAAATTATGCGATTGAAGAAGGTGATCCAATATATCTGATTGATTCTGATAGATGTACAGAGTGTGTTGGTCATTATGAAGAGCCAGCATGTGTTGAAGTTTGTCCCGTTGATTGTATTATTGTTGATCCTGATAATCAAGAAACAATGGAAGAATTAAAGTTTAAATACGAACAACTACAAGAAGAAGAAGCTTAA
- a CDS encoding BUD32 family EKC/KEOPS complex subunit, with protein MHENFNDFVLNEYTKSSSEITSFFYNEKKYWLKKARPTKSSISHKIYYKLFNLELITPVQEKSAIQALEFECTKLEEFKKLNIPVPNVVFKNNNFFVLEDSGKNINSFIRKKDAAQEKIDFYIIKSIDAISLIHNKKQYHGGAQARNLTFKDDKIYSIDLEDSFDDSIDLKTLQFRDFLLFLLSLTKIRAKVEINYELFINRYIENTKNYDFKKRLQKLANKISILIALSKINFIKKFLGKDVKKFFILFDSLYNLKIDKNINFEDKNV; from the coding sequence ATGCATGAAAATTTTAATGATTTTGTTTTAAATGAATATACAAAAAGCTCTTCTGAAATTACTTCTTTTTTTTATAATGAAAAAAAATATTGGTTAAAAAAAGCAAGACCTACCAAATCTTCAATATCTCATAAAATTTATTATAAATTATTTAATTTAGAACTTATTACTCCAGTTCAAGAAAAAAGTGCAATACAAGCTCTTGAGTTTGAGTGTACAAAACTAGAAGAGTTTAAAAAATTAAATATTCCTGTTCCAAATGTAGTTTTTAAAAATAATAATTTTTTTGTTTTAGAAGATAGTGGTAAAAATATAAACTCTTTTATTCGAAAAAAAGATGCAGCGCAAGAGAAAATTGATTTTTATATTATAAAATCAATTGATGCAATTTCTTTGATACATAATAAAAAACAATATCATGGTGGAGCACAAGCAAGAAATTTAACTTTTAAAGATGATAAAATTTATTCAATTGATTTAGAAGATAGTTTTGATGATTCAATTGATTTAAAAACTTTACAATTTAGAGATTTTTTACTTTTTTTATTATCTTTAACAAAAATTAGAGCTAAAGTTGAAATAAATTATGAACTTTTTATTAATAGATATATAGAAAATACAAAAAATTATGATTTTAAAAAAAGACTTCAAAAACTTGCTAATAAAATATCTATTTTAATTGCATTAAGTAAAATTAATTTCATTAAAAAGTTTTTAGGTAAAGATGTTAAGAAATTTTTTATACTATTTGATAGTTTATATAATCTAAAAATAGATAAAAACATAAATTTTGAGGATAAAAATGTTTAG
- a CDS encoding diacylglycerol kinase, which produces MNNKPKYNLFKNTKYALSGLFHVLKTENSFKLELLFAIFIIISIIVIDVSFTNKLILLVTGVLVLIVELLNSAIENVVDLVTKEYAPLAKTAKDIGSTAVMFCISLHIICWIMVILYA; this is translated from the coding sequence ATGAATAATAAACCAAAATATAATCTTTTTAAAAATACTAAATATGCATTAAGTGGGTTATTTCATGTTTTAAAAACTGAGAACTCTTTTAAGCTTGAACTTTTGTTTGCTATTTTTATAATTATTAGTATTATTGTAATTGATGTATCTTTTACTAATAAATTAATTCTTTTAGTAACAGGAGTATTAGTTTTAATAGTTGAACTATTAAATTCAGCAATTGAAAATGTTGTTGATTTAGTTACAAAAGAGTATGCACCATTGGCTAAAACTGCAAAAGACATAGGTTCAACCGCTGTAATGTTTTGTATAAGTTTACATATAATTTGTTGGATTATGGTGATTTTATATGCATGA
- a CDS encoding Ppx/GppA phosphatase family protein, whose amino-acid sequence MAKITTIIDIGSNSMRMVVLQKSSRFAFHLINETKSRVKISEGCYENNGNLQELPMQRAFNSLKSFLNISKSLKSRKVICVATSALRDAPNSKVFLTRVKKELGLSIKIINGEKEAYYGGVAALNLLHNNEFVTIDIGGGSTEFCFIKDAVIQKTISLDIGTVRLNEIFFGKGNIKEAKEYIKKNIEKIFELGIDIPKVAVGIGGSIRAVTKVIMKNRSYNLDVLHGYTYTVQEQKDLISRIINANNSDELKALGIKKDRFDTIKEGTFIFNAILEELKIEKVITSGVGVREGVYLCDLLRNSNHKFPSNFNVSVRSLLDRFEVDSNQSAYFGNNAAKIFEVLKPLHNLDDKFKTFLIVASKLHSIGTTLNFYKVNDNAFNFILNGLNYDFLHTSRVIVAHTIKFSKKSLPTKKDLFEYKELLPSLETMQWMSFMISLNLMINQDFSKPKVEYELDGETLNIKLPEYSFLIESSLDKLEKPNNLNIEIL is encoded by the coding sequence ATGGCAAAGATTACAACTATTATTGACATTGGGTCTAACTCAATGCGTATGGTTGTATTACAAAAAAGTAGTAGATTTGCGTTTCATTTAATAAATGAAACAAAAAGTAGAGTTAAGATTTCTGAAGGTTGTTATGAAAATAACGGTAACCTTCAGGAATTGCCAATGCAAAGAGCTTTTAATTCATTAAAATCTTTTTTAAATATTTCAAAATCACTTAAGTCAAGAAAAGTGATTTGTGTTGCTACATCTGCACTTCGTGATGCACCAAATTCAAAAGTTTTTTTAACGAGAGTAAAAAAAGAGTTAGGGTTAAGTATAAAAATTATTAATGGAGAAAAAGAGGCTTATTATGGCGGTGTTGCTGCATTAAATCTTCTTCATAATAATGAATTTGTAACTATAGATATTGGTGGAGGTTCTACTGAATTTTGCTTTATTAAAGATGCAGTAATTCAAAAGACAATATCTTTAGATATAGGAACTGTTCGATTAAATGAAATATTTTTTGGAAAAGGTAATATTAAAGAAGCCAAAGAATATATAAAAAAGAATATTGAAAAAATTTTTGAATTAGGTATTGATATTCCAAAAGTTGCCGTTGGAATTGGTGGAAGTATTAGAGCTGTTACAAAAGTAATAATGAAAAATAGATCTTATAATTTGGATGTTCTTCATGGATATACTTATACTGTCCAAGAACAAAAAGATTTAATAAGTAGAATTATCAATGCGAACAATAGTGATGAATTAAAAGCGTTGGGAATAAAAAAAGATAGATTTGATACTATAAAAGAGGGTACTTTTATTTTTAATGCCATATTAGAAGAGTTAAAAATAGAAAAAGTAATTACATCCGGAGTTGGTGTAAGAGAAGGTGTTTATCTTTGTGATTTATTGAGAAATTCTAATCATAAATTTCCTTCAAATTTTAATGTTAGTGTGCGTTCTTTACTAGATAGATTTGAAGTTGATAGTAATCAAAGTGCTTATTTTGGTAATAATGCTGCTAAAATATTTGAAGTATTAAAACCTTTACATAATTTGGATGATAAATTTAAAACATTTTTGATTGTTGCTTCAAAATTACATTCAATAGGAACAACACTTAATTTTTATAAAGTAAATGATAATGCATTTAATTTTATTTTAAATGGGTTAAATTATGACTTTCTACATACTTCAAGAGTTATAGTGGCTCATACTATTAAATTTTCTAAAAAATCATTACCAACAAAAAAAGATTTATTTGAATACAAAGAGTTGTTGCCAAGTTTAGAAACAATGCAGTGGATGTCTTTTATGATATCTTTAAATCTTATGATAAATCAAGATTTTTCTAAACCAAAAGTTGAATATGAGTTAGATGGTGAAACATTGAATATTAAATTACCAGAATACTCTTTTTTAATTGAATCTTCTTTGGATAAGTTAGAAAAACCAAATAATTTAAATATAGAAATTTTATGA